CGCCATGCTGTAATCTTGCTGGTCGAATTTTCATGTTAATGACCTCCTTTTACTTCTGTCGCTATTGTATCATAGCGTTTTATGTAAAGCGCATTGCAAATTCCATGGGGTTGTCCCTATAATAGATAAAATCATTTTTCCAATATAAGGAGATGTACAATAATGAAATTTCCACCACCGCTACTGCTCATTTTAGCTACTTTATTATGGGGCGGTAACTTTGTAATTGGACGCGCTGTTTCTGGAGATATTCCTCCGATTACTCTTGCTTTTTTGCGATGGATAGTCGCCTTTCTCGTATTTTTCCCTATCGCTTACCAACGTACGAAAAAAGAATGGTCTGCACTGAGACAGCATTGGGGTGTCGTCATTGTTTTAGCACTTACAGGAGTTGCTGCATTCAATACGCTCGTTTATATCGGCTTGCATTATACGACATCCATTAATGCATCATTAATGAATTCATCAACACCAATTATTATATACATACTGAGCTTCATCTTTTTAAAAGAACGTTTAACAAAATTTCAACTGCTCGGCACGCTGCTGTCTTTAGCCGGAGTGCTCTTTATTATATCTGGGGGTTCATTACAAAGCCTGTTTTCATTTTCATTTAACAAAGGAGACTTAATCGTATTAGTTGCGGTAGTGTGCTGGAGTGTCTACTCATTACTCATTAAAAAGTACGCTGGTAAACTGCCCGGATACTCTACATTTTTAGTGACGATCGTAATCGGTGCCATTATGTTACTCCCGTTTGCAGTATATGAACAACTGACAACGTCACAAGCAATCGTATGGAACGCTTCGACAATGGGGGCGATTATTTATGTAGGGATCATTGCTTCAATTGTTGCCTTTTTAAGCTGGAACACTGGAGTTGTCTCCTTAGGTGCAAACAAAGCCGGAATCTATTTGAACTTCATTCCACTATTCGCTACAATCTTTGCCGTGCTGTTTTTAAATGAGCAACTCCTGCTTGCACAAGTAATCGGTGGGATTGCTGTTATTGCTGGGGTATTTATTTCAACGATGAAATAATATAAAAAGGAGTGCATATTGTATGCACTCCTTTATTTTATTTTACATCTGTATAAATAACGGTCACATCCTGATGGTTGTGCAGAGCGCTTGCAGGGAAGTCTTCTGTTACTATCCCACTGCGCAAACGATCAAAGGCCTCTTGTTTTGATGCACCCGAAATTAATAATACAATCTTTTTAGAACTCAAAATTGTTTTGATACCCATTGTAATAGCATGTGTCGGCACATCATCAATTGAATCAAAATAAACTTGGTTCGCTTCACGTGTAGACTGTGCAAGCTCTACAATATTTGTACCTAAATCGAAGGGAGTTCCCGGCTCATTAAAACCAATATGTCCATTCACACCAATTCCCAAAAGCTGGATATCAATATTTCCTGCTGCCTTAATCATCGCATCATATTCAGCAGCGGCCTTTTCTAAATTTGATTTATTGCCTGCAGGTAAATTAATATTTACCTGTTTCATATCGATATGATTAAACAGATGATGATCCATATAATAATGGTAGCTCGATTCATTTGCCGGATTAATGCCGATATATTCATCCAAATTAAAGGACTTGGCCTGTGCAAAAGAGACCTCGCCTGCTTTGTATGCTGCTACCAGCTCTTTATAAAAACCTTCAGGAGTACCTCCAGTAGCCAATCCTAATACCGTTTCACTATTCTTTTTCAGTTGGTCTATAAAAATTGTTGCGGCAATTTTACTCATCTCATCA
This portion of the Solibacillus isronensis genome encodes:
- a CDS encoding DMT family transporter; protein product: MKFPPPLLLILATLLWGGNFVIGRAVSGDIPPITLAFLRWIVAFLVFFPIAYQRTKKEWSALRQHWGVVIVLALTGVAAFNTLVYIGLHYTTSINASLMNSSTPIIIYILSFIFLKERLTKFQLLGTLLSLAGVLFIISGGSLQSLFSFSFNKGDLIVLVAVVCWSVYSLLIKKYAGKLPGYSTFLVTIVIGAIMLLPFAVYEQLTTSQAIVWNASTMGAIIYVGIIASIVAFLSWNTGVVSLGANKAGIYLNFIPLFATIFAVLFLNEQLLLAQVIGGIAVIAGVFISTMK
- the nagB gene encoding glucosamine-6-phosphate deaminase, whose amino-acid sequence is MNVATNFKWIEAANYDEMSKIAATIFIDQLKKNSETVLGLATGGTPEGFYKELVAAYKAGEVSFAQAKSFNLDEYIGINPANESSYHYYMDHHLFNHIDMKQVNINLPAGNKSNLEKAAAEYDAMIKAAGNIDIQLLGIGVNGHIGFNEPGTPFDLGTNIVELAQSTREANQVYFDSIDDVPTHAITMGIKTILSSKKIVLLISGASKQEAFDRLRSGIVTEDFPASALHNHQDVTVIYTDVK